A DNA window from Vespula vulgaris chromosome 18, iyVesVulg1.1, whole genome shotgun sequence contains the following coding sequences:
- the LOC127070317 gene encoding tyramine receptor 1 isoform X1 has product MAKQLVGCMIARSSETRGNKETRKGEKMTETMSEDYEVVSSSDGSCEDAETQADFGMPGWEAAVASLTLGFIVLATVLGNSLVILSVFTYRPLRIVQNFFIVSLAVADLALAILVMPFNLAYLLLGKWIFGIHFCKLWLTCDVLCCTASILNLCAIALDRYWAITDPINYAQKRTLKRVLGTIAGVWLLSGAISSPPLAGWNDWPEELEDDTPCQLTRRQGYVIYSALGSFFIPLFLMSLVYLEIFLATRRRLRERARQSRLGAVQSTRHRETDDAESVSSETNHNERSTPRTHAKPSLIDDEPTEVTIGGGGGGGGGGGGGGGGGGGGATGSVTGNSRRVASASGAGQTPPTTATVYQFIEERQRISLSKERRAARTLGVIMGVFVVCWLPFFLMYVIVPFCPACCPSIRLVYIITWLGYLNSALNPLIYTIFNLDYRRAFRRLLRIR; this is encoded by the exons ATGGCAAAGCAACTGGTAGGATGCAT GATCGCGAGATCGTCGGAGACTCGTGGGAATAAAGAAACTAGGAAGGGGGAGAAGATGACCGAGACAATGTCCGAAGATTACGAGGTAGTCTCGAGCAGCGACGGCTCGTGCGAGGACGCGGAAACGCAAGCGGACTTTGGCATGCCGGGTTGGGAAGCGGCGGTGGCCTCGCTCACGCTCGGATTCATCGTTTTAGCCACGGTTCTGGGCAATTCCTTGGTAATCCTGAGCGTCTTCACCTATAGGCCCCTGAGAATAGTCCAAaactttttcatcgtttcgCTGGCGGTAGCCGATTTGGCCTTGGCGATCCTCGTGATGCCGTTCAATCTGGCATACCTCCTTCTCGGTAAATGGATCTTCGGTATACACTTTTGCAAGCTCTGGCTGACATGCGACGTTCTCTGCTGCACCGCGAGCATTCTCAATCTCTGCGCGATAGCTCTCGACCGCTATTGGGCCATCACCGATCCGATTAATTACGCGCAGAAGCGTACGCTCAAGAGAGTACTTGGAACGATAGCCGGCGTTTGGCTGCTGTCCGGTGCCATAAGCTCCCCGCCTCTGGCAGGATGGAACGATTGGCCGGAAGAACTCGAGGACGATACGCCGTGTCAGCTCACCAGGAGACAGGGCTACGTGATTTACTCGGCCCTCGGCTCCTTCTTCATACCCCTCTTTCTGATGAGCCTCGTCTACCTCGAGATATTTCTCGCGACGAGAAGGAGATTGCGCGAACGCGCTCGACAGAGCAGACTCGGGGCCGTTCAATCGACGAGGCACCGGGAGACCGACGACGCCGAGTCCGTAAGTTCCGAGACGAATCACAACGAGAGATCGACGCCGCGGACGCACGCGAAGCCCTCGCTGATCGACGACGAGCCGACCGAGGTGACGAtcggtggtggcggtggcggtggcggtggcggtggcggtggcggtggcggtggcggtggtggtgccACCGGCAGCGTCACCGGCAATTCTCGACGAGTCGCATCTGCCAGCGGTGCTGGCCAAACCCCACCTACCACCGCCACGGTCTACCAATTCATCGAGGAACGACAGaggatctctctctcgaaGGAGAGACGCGCCGCGAGAACGCTCGGCGTCATCATGGGCGTCTTCGTGGTTTGCTGGCTACCCTTCTTCCTCATGTACGTCATTGTCCCATTCTGCCCGGCTTGCTGTCCCTCCATCAGGCTCGTTTACATCATCACGTGGCTGGGTTATCTCAACAGCGCTCTCAATCCTCTCATCTATACCATATTCAATCTCGACTACAGGCGAGCTTTTCGAAGGCTATTGCGCATTCGCTGA
- the LOC127070317 gene encoding tyramine receptor 1 isoform X2 produces the protein MTETMSEDYEVVSSSDGSCEDAETQADFGMPGWEAAVASLTLGFIVLATVLGNSLVILSVFTYRPLRIVQNFFIVSLAVADLALAILVMPFNLAYLLLGKWIFGIHFCKLWLTCDVLCCTASILNLCAIALDRYWAITDPINYAQKRTLKRVLGTIAGVWLLSGAISSPPLAGWNDWPEELEDDTPCQLTRRQGYVIYSALGSFFIPLFLMSLVYLEIFLATRRRLRERARQSRLGAVQSTRHRETDDAESVSSETNHNERSTPRTHAKPSLIDDEPTEVTIGGGGGGGGGGGGGGGGGGGGATGSVTGNSRRVASASGAGQTPPTTATVYQFIEERQRISLSKERRAARTLGVIMGVFVVCWLPFFLMYVIVPFCPACCPSIRLVYIITWLGYLNSALNPLIYTIFNLDYRRAFRRLLRIR, from the coding sequence ATGACCGAGACAATGTCCGAAGATTACGAGGTAGTCTCGAGCAGCGACGGCTCGTGCGAGGACGCGGAAACGCAAGCGGACTTTGGCATGCCGGGTTGGGAAGCGGCGGTGGCCTCGCTCACGCTCGGATTCATCGTTTTAGCCACGGTTCTGGGCAATTCCTTGGTAATCCTGAGCGTCTTCACCTATAGGCCCCTGAGAATAGTCCAAaactttttcatcgtttcgCTGGCGGTAGCCGATTTGGCCTTGGCGATCCTCGTGATGCCGTTCAATCTGGCATACCTCCTTCTCGGTAAATGGATCTTCGGTATACACTTTTGCAAGCTCTGGCTGACATGCGACGTTCTCTGCTGCACCGCGAGCATTCTCAATCTCTGCGCGATAGCTCTCGACCGCTATTGGGCCATCACCGATCCGATTAATTACGCGCAGAAGCGTACGCTCAAGAGAGTACTTGGAACGATAGCCGGCGTTTGGCTGCTGTCCGGTGCCATAAGCTCCCCGCCTCTGGCAGGATGGAACGATTGGCCGGAAGAACTCGAGGACGATACGCCGTGTCAGCTCACCAGGAGACAGGGCTACGTGATTTACTCGGCCCTCGGCTCCTTCTTCATACCCCTCTTTCTGATGAGCCTCGTCTACCTCGAGATATTTCTCGCGACGAGAAGGAGATTGCGCGAACGCGCTCGACAGAGCAGACTCGGGGCCGTTCAATCGACGAGGCACCGGGAGACCGACGACGCCGAGTCCGTAAGTTCCGAGACGAATCACAACGAGAGATCGACGCCGCGGACGCACGCGAAGCCCTCGCTGATCGACGACGAGCCGACCGAGGTGACGAtcggtggtggcggtggcggtggcggtggcggtggcggtggcggtggcggtggcggtggtggtgccACCGGCAGCGTCACCGGCAATTCTCGACGAGTCGCATCTGCCAGCGGTGCTGGCCAAACCCCACCTACCACCGCCACGGTCTACCAATTCATCGAGGAACGACAGaggatctctctctcgaaGGAGAGACGCGCCGCGAGAACGCTCGGCGTCATCATGGGCGTCTTCGTGGTTTGCTGGCTACCCTTCTTCCTCATGTACGTCATTGTCCCATTCTGCCCGGCTTGCTGTCCCTCCATCAGGCTCGTTTACATCATCACGTGGCTGGGTTATCTCAACAGCGCTCTCAATCCTCTCATCTATACCATATTCAATCTCGACTACAGGCGAGCTTTTCGAAGGCTATTGCGCATTCGCTGA